Part of the Salmo trutta chromosome 5, fSalTru1.1, whole genome shotgun sequence genome is shown below.
GGTTGGGACTTGGTTGGGTAGTCTAGGCCTGGGCAGGGTTAGGTTAGGTAGTGCCAGGCTAGGCTGGATTGGGTTAGGTAGTGCCAAACTAGGCTGGGTTGGATGAGGTAGGGTTGGGCTGTGTCCGGCCCGGTCCTCTCCCTGGTTTTTCTGGTCCACAGAGCGCTGAGCAGAAATCTGCCGTGCTGCCCTGGTCTGGGGCCTGCGGCGGATGGAGCCTTTAGCTCGACCCTACAGGAAGAGAAGACACATGAAGTCAGAACAGGGGCTTCTTTAGGAAGGTACAAGGTTAGAGCTTTAGGTGTGCTTCGTTTCCCCCACACCCCAGtgcctgacctctgacccttgaCCAACCTTGTTGGCACACTGTAGCACGGACACCTGGACAGGGTGGTCGAAGCTAAGCCCTCTGTTGCTGGGGGACTGGGTCCATGCCGGACTGGGGCTGAGGCCTGGTAGTCCACTGACCCCCCCTAGGATCCAAGGGGACGCGCTAGGCAGGAGGGCAGCAGGGTTGATCACCAGGGTGGTCTGAGAGTGGGGAGGAGGAACACATTTGTTCATCAACTAAAGTCCTTTATAAGAGAGTGTTTGTAGCACAGTGAGGACACATGCAAATGGTTATCACATTATAGAATTGGATTTACAAGTAATTTTGTTCATGCAGTTCCTCATAATCATCAGAACAAAGCGGTAGAcatacagaggaaagagagagcccAAGAATAAAGCCAAAGTCAAAATGTAGACATAGGAATGACATCTATTCATGCAGTTTCAGGAAGAAGAAAGGCTGAGCAATCACTTTCAGTCTGATGGTAAAAAAAGTCAACATTATGCGAATCAATCTGACAGTCACGCTGTCTCCGTTTAGCTTTTAAGCCAGTAGTGGAAAAGACCACATGATTCATGTCAAAGGCGGAGGTTCAAAGATGTCTGGCAGAGAACACGTTGGACGAATAAACTCTCACTCAGAAAGAGTAAAGCGTTGACTGATTTAAAAGAAGAAGTTATTTACTTGGAGTTTTCCAATTCGTGACGAAGGCTCTTTAGATTTTACAGGGCTTGGTGCCGGCTTCTGTGCAGTTGAACACCATAGATCAGGTGAAAAGGTCCAAtgtagctgtttttatctcaatatcaaataatttcttggTAACAATTAAGTAACTAACTGtgatttttgaccattttaattgaaaaacaaAAATAGTGTCTTAGCGAAGAGCAATCTTTCAACAAAGAATTTTGCCAGGACTGTCTGAGTGTAGAGGGGATAACAAGCTGTTATTGGTAGAGCGGTGTGGAACTCTTTctcattggtctattaactaatttaccacctggtgacatcatcccaccaaaacaggctgacatttcaggcagtcttttcaaacagctcctccacaaaaagggcattatcattttcacaatgTTATGCCaaactcatagtgtggaaatatatctAAAACAtaggaaaatcacgtttttgacctTTAAGTAATCTTGACACAGACAGGAGTACCTCCAAAAGCAATGTAACAGCCTGGATAACATTCCCTTGAAATATATCACAGTATAACAAGTCTCaactgagaggagagagcattACTGTCTATAGATAACCTTCAAAATCTGAAACCCTTCAATCATAAACACATTGGCAATCACATAGACTGCAGAGCactaaggctgcatttacacaggctgcccaattctgatcttaATTTTGTTTTTACTAattagtcttttgaccaatcagatcagctctgaaaaaaaatctaatgtGAAAAGATATGATGCGAttgatcaaaagaccaattagtggaaaaaaatatcaaaattggGCTACCTGTGTAAACCAGCCTACGTAAGACTGTTTCATCAGCCTTATCTCACTCCCTGTGCCAGAAGGTTTTGGGGATGGCTCGTCTTTACCGGGTTTACTGGGCTTCTCCCATACTTTCTGAGGTCAAATGAAAGACAAGGACTGAGGGTGTAGTCATTAGTAAATTAATCAAGTTGTTATTGTATTGATTGAATAGGGTACTGGCCGAAGAGCTTTGGGCTTGACAGAGCTGAAGAGGTCATCTTCATCCTCATCACTAAAAAGTGTTGGGGCTGCCGACCTCACTGAGCTGGGCCTGGACTTCACTGAGCTACTGGCATTACTGGGGCTGAACCTCAGACAGGAACACAGCACTTTATCACCAGGAATATCAGAAGTACAATTAATTTATCACTAAATGAAATAGCAGGTAGTACTAGTCAATGTGCATCCACCCTGGTCCTGGTGAGTGCAGGCTTTTGCTCTCGCCCAACACTAACACCTTTCCCATCTCACTGAGTACTGTCCCTAGAACTCACCACAGACTTGTCAGGCGTGGCGAAGATGTCAACGTCGGGGTGGTTGTCTCTCTGCTGAGTGTGACTGAAGAGCCGTTCCTCATCCTGGAACACCCCGGTACTGCTCTTGGTATGAGGACGCTCCTCTGTAGGCTAACACACAGACATaggatttacacacacacacacgaattgTCAGTAGTATGAATAAACAAACCCAGACAAACCTTTAGTGTGTTTATGGCAGCTGGTTTGCTAGGTATGGAGATGGGGACAGTCCAGTCAGCACCCTCATCATCAAACAGACTGATGGTGTTCTTCTTCATTTTGGATTCCTTTTCCATGGGGGGCGGGCCCTCCTTAGACAGGAAGTCATCACCATCCGTCTCGTCCAATGGGCTCTTAGTCTGCTTGTTAAGTGACAGGAAGATATAGAGTCTGAGTACAGCACCTTACACTTAGGAGCAGGGCTCCATCTCAATtcacctttcctctctccttaccTCAATCTCAACCATACTGGAAGAGAATGTCCAAGGTCCCTCCCCTTAGGCCTTCTTCTCCAATGCAttttgagaaggagagaggatgtgaggcATTAACGAAAGATGAATTGAGAAAGGGCCCAAATGACTAAAACTAAGTTATGGTTAAGATTTGGGTTTGATGAGTTCAGCTGATCCTAGATTTGAGCTTAGGGAGAACTTCTACCCTGAGCCTCATGTAGCGTCTCACCTTGGCGGCTCCCAGTCGGTCTCCCAGCACGTTGATCCCTCCAAACAGACTGACGGCCCCTACTGGCTTCTTCTTACTCTCACTGCCCTCAAGTAGAGAGGACAGGGGTTGTACCTCAGGACCCTTCGCTGCCCTCTCCTCTGCATGCCTCTTCTCCACTGGGGGAGGATGTTTGTCTGTGTGGACCAGCGAGGGGGCTGGGGAGGCCACAGCAGCAGCCTAGAGAACAGCACAAGGGCACAGGAGACGGGTATGAACTAGGGGGTAAATTACTAGTTTAAAATTCAACAATACATACATGTCACTGCAGGGATGTTACCACACATATATTTCCATGAGTACAATACAAACAGTACTCTCCCCCCAAAAATATCatgaataaaaacacatttttcattCAATATTTGAATTGTTTTGAAATAATATATAAGAGCCTACAtccagtgcattgggaaagtattcagaccccttccctttttccacattttgttaagttacagccttattctaaaatctattaaattgggagtttttttctcatcaatctacacacaatatcccataatgacaaagaaaaaacatgttaagaaatcaaatgtaaaaaaataactgAAAAATGACAtgtacagaagtattcagactctgAGTACTTTGCTaaagcaccgttggcagcgattacagccttgagtcttcttgggtatggcgctacaagcttggcacacctgtatttggggagtttctcccattcttatctgcagatcctctcaagcgctgtcaggttggatggggagcgttgctgcacagctattttcaggtctcttcagagatgtttgatcgggttcaagtccgggctctggctaggccactcaaggacattcagagacttgtcccaaagccacttgtgcgttgtcttggctgtgtgcttagggtcgttgtcctgttggaaggagaaccGTCGCACCAGTATGAGGTCCTTagcgatctggagcaggttttcatgaaggatctctgtgctttgttctgttcatctttcccttgatcctgactagtctcccagtccctaccgctgaaaaacatccacacagcatgatgctgccaccaccatgcttcaccgtagggatggtgccaggtttcctccagacatgacacttggcattcaggccaaagagttcaatcttggtttcatcagaccagagaatcttgtttctcatggtctgagattctttaggtgccttttggcaaactccaagcgggctgtcatgtgccttttactgaggtgtggcttctgtctggccactctaccataaaggcttgattggtggagtgctgcagagatggttgtccttctggaaggttctcccatctccagaggaactctggagctctgtcagtgtgaccatcggcttcttggtcacctctctgaccaaggcccttctcccccgattgtccagtttggccgggtggccagctctaggaagagtcttggtggttccaaacttcttccatttaagaatgatggaggccactgtgttcttgaagaccttcaatgctgcagaattttgttgatacccctccccagatctgttcctcaacACAATGCTGTCTTGggcctctacggacaattccttctacctcatggcttggtttttgctctgacatgcactgtcaactgtgagaccttatataggaCAGGTgagtgtctttccaaatcatgtccaatcaattgaatttaccacaggtggactccaatcaagttgtagaaacatctcaaggatgatcaatgaaacaggatgcacctgagctcaatttcaagactcattgtaaagggtctgaatacttatgtaaataaggtatttcagttttttatatttttatacatttgcaaacatttctaaaaacctgttatcactttgtcattatggggtattgaatgtagattgatgaggattttatttaattaatccattttaaaataaggctgtaacataacaaaaatgtggaaaaagggaaggggtctcaacactttccgaatgcacggtaTTACTGAATTCTATTGTTGCCCCGAAGGCTTTTCATCTTTAGGCTATAATTCATGTCAGTGGCTGcttcccaaaatggcaccctattccctatatagtgcactatatagggaacaggttgCCATTTGTGACAGACAAAATCTGTAACCCAGGCTTACTTTAGGGTCAGCTAGAGTAGAGCTGTTGTTGATGGCTGGTTTGAAGCCAAAGAGGGATCCCTTATCTTCACCATCCTCAGTCTCATCTTGAAACAGGAGAGACACTCTCTGTGGCTTCTTCTGACTGCATCAACACAGACATTTACACCCATCAAAACAACACCAAGACCCTAACTAGAGATAATGATTTAACTTCTTTTTTAACACTAGTCAAACATTTTGGCACAGTGTCTCTATTGTTGTGGATATAAAGTTTACCTCAACTCCTTGGTAGCAGCAAAGAGATCGTCATCATCCTCATCGAACAGGCTGTCGAAAGGATCTGCTTTGACACTGGGTAGACTATAGCGGGCGCTATAACTGGACTTCATCCCTCCAGTCTTTCCTGCACTATGCTTGGAGCTCATCCAATGGTCCTGATACAGACAGAATACAAAGGGTTAAATAGATAGCATGTGTTGAAGTATTAGCGACAACCTTCACTATCAAGCCCAAAATTGCCCCCTACCCTTCTGGTGTTTGCAGATTTGTAGGAATAGGATGGTTGTAAGCTGTATCTGAAGCTGTGCTGAGCCCATTGGATGGAGTTGCCATCACCATATTGGctatgggcaattccacagttAGAGTGTTGCAGAAACTCAGATCTTACACTTTAAAAtatatgtcaaacaaaaaccaatgattgaaAAATTACGCAAACCATACAACCCTAAGCCCAAGGACAAcaaacaatttccacagaaatgcagtgcagatgcaaagtttggtaccAAACGTTACATCTGTAcagttcttcaagtaaatgtgtttttgtaaaatgttctgtggAAACTTAAAAGTAGtctttgtgcatagagttgtatggtttaactttgcaataaaaaaaagatttacactactggtcaaaagttttagaacacctactatgccaagagtgtgcaaagctgtcaaggcaaagggtggctactttgaagaatcttaaatattaaatatagtttgatttgtttaacacttttttggttactacatgattccatgtgttatttcatagttttgatgtctttgctattattctacaatgtagaaaatagtataaataaagaaaaagccttgaatgagtaggtgttctaaaacttttgaccggtagtgtatatatattttttagttaAATGAtcattctgttactgtggaattgcccacaCACCTGTCCAGTTATTTCACATCTGTGAATACAAAAAGGGGTAGTGGCTACAGAAGGAGGCATTCTTTTCTGAAAGGCTGATGTTGAACGGAAGTTTATGTAGCAAGGTTCCGTTCCCTCCCATTACCTCGTCCTCACTGAAGAGGGTGCGAGAGACAGGTTTCTTGACTTGTGGTGTGGCATCTTCAGTTTGGCTTGATTTAGATTTCTTCGCAGACGCAAACAGATCCTGCATAATGAAAGAAAGTGGTTAGATATGAAGATGCAGGTACCAATTAATTATATTTTATGGACCGATATCAGTCATAGCTCATTTTCTCACCTTATCCTCCTCATCAACAAATATGGACAGATGAGCTTTGCTCTGAAGTGTTGGTTCCGGCTTGGACTGACTCTTAGGGATGGTTGGACATATCTGTAGAAAGACAGGGACAGAAGGTTGAGGTTAAATCTGTAAAACAAAGTGTGCTCCATGATTACCCAGAAAATTCTACAGGGTTCGTACAGAcagtggcaagtcaaattcaaggacttaaGTACTTTTTCAGTCACTAATATTTATTTTCAAGGACCATCAATTTGTAATGGTTCATATTATGTCATTGTTTCTAGTCGCCACCAGATGGCAGTATATAGCTACAACCTAATGGTGAAAAAAAAGTAGTTTTCATTACTACCTTACAAGTTCTACTCAATAATACCTTGTTTCACTACATACATGAGTGGTATGTCAGTACTGATGAGCCTCTAATTTGAGTAGTGATGAGCAGAGTTTTGGGACATGCCTACTGGTGAACACACATTTCCTATTCACATTACTACACAACTCCAGCTTAATGACTGTGCTTTTATTCGGCATTTGGGAATCTATTACTTAATAGCTACGAAAAGCGTCTCGCTTCCGACTGGCAGCTTTAGTGTCGCCGGCCGGGAAAAGGGTGGGTGGGCTGTGTGAGGAACACGGCACCTTAACGGCCACCAGAAGGGCAGGAGCACAGCCGTCACTTGATAAAGCGGAATATCGCAGGCACCCCGTGAATGAGGCGATGGGCAAAAAAGctctggaggatgttgcagagaAAAAGTCACAAATGTAGATCTGGCGCCAGCGCAGGATGCAGCGTTGTCATTCCCCCTTCATGTGACCCTTCAGGAGCGATTCACCCATGCTCGCAATCTCAAAGTCTGACGCATTTATTTGCACCTTACATGGTGTGGGTTGGTTGGTTCCACTGACGTAGTGGTAAAAAGGTGGGTAAActatacaaaaatataaaacgcaacatgtaaagtgttggtctcatgtttcatgagttgaaataaaaaaatccctgaattttttttatttgattttttatttatctgttattttaccaggtaagttgcctgagaacacgttctcatttacagcagcgacctggggaatagttacaggggagaggagggggatgaatgagccaattgtaaactggggatgattaggtgaccgtgatgatatgaggaccagattgggaatttagccaggacaccagggttaatacctctactcttatgataagtgccatgggatctttaatgaccacagagagtcaggacacccgtttaacgtcccatccgaaagacggcaccctacacagggcagtgtccccaataaTGTTCCATTTGGACAAAAAGGCAGGGTTGAATCTACATTTTACTGCCATTTTAGCTATCAATGTGACGTTTGAGGATATACAACTCAGTAGTCTGCCTGGAAAATAATTTGCAAGACCAATACAATTTTCATGTTGACATATTTCATCATTATCTGTTCTCTCATTTAATTCAATGACATTCAAGTAATGGATCCTTACTTGAGAATAAGTGTTGAAAAGAAGCACACCTGCGAGTGAGtgagttagagagaaagagagatattgcATATAGAGATGATGGATAAAAGAGGACTCCCACCTCCTCTGACTCTTCACTGGTGGAGGGCCGTTGTTTCTTTAGTGGCTCAGTCAGCAGGCTCTTGGTACCAGGACCAAACATGGAGACACCTCCTGCTGGCATCTAAACACAACCAAAAACCTCATCACTGAAAGCAACAACCATCATTCTCAACAACCATCAGTGCAACATGTAATCATGATCCCCAAGTCCCCTAAATCAATAACCATGATCACGCTAATGTTAGTCAATTAACAAGTATCCCACTTAATATGTAGGGTGTTCACCCATAAAAGTATTCATTAattcaaggtttatacaaataaCATACAACATACAACAGAGAATTGTGTCAGAAAAACAGTAGTCTAACCCCCATGTCGCTACCATAGACGGTTTAAAAGTTAGACAATTTACTCTGAGAATTTATCATGTTTAGAGTGAATGGAATGTCATCACAGGCATGATCAAAGTGGTCACTGCTCCATAGAACTCTGCTCCGCGGCAGAACAGCACTAACAGGCCTCCCGAGCGGCACAGCGGTCAAAAGCACTGCTTCGCAGTGATACAGGCATCATACAGATCCGGGTTTGATtccgggctgtgtcacagccggctgtgacgtggagacccatgaggtgtccggcgtcgtccgggttaggtcggccgggatgtccttgtcccattgcgctctagtgactccttgtggcgggccgggcataTGCACGCTGGCTTCAGTCGCCAGGTGTAAGGTGCttcgggttaagcgagcagtgtgtcaagaagcagtgcggcttggcagggtcgtgttccggaagacgcatggctcttgaccttggCCTCTCACGAGTCCGTACGAGAGTTGCAGCAATAGTACAATTGGATCCCACGAAATTGGGGGAAAAAGTCAACTAGTGGCTGCAGGTCAAATGAGTGAAAACATTGGCTTTTTCTAAATGAAATCTGCAGTATAAAAACAAAATAGGGactaaatatgtatttatttacaaagcTAACAGACAATTTCAATAACCACCCTCCGTGAAGACAATATGTTCATGTTTACATTGTGTATTTCTGAATCTTTCCCTTTAAATCGCCATAGAAATGGCACCTCTCAACATAGAAAAATCTAAATCAACTTGATACCAATCTAACCCGCAGAAACACCTCCAACTGGTACCACCTCCCATTGCCAAATATGGAAGAGATAGACCCAAGAGCAGCACAGTCTAAACTAGCAACGGTCACAACAAACTAACATTCTTATTTCATCAACACTGTCAACTATAAGTATACTCAAGTTACAATATTGCAGAGAACAATCTAATGATTCATTATGTGTGATTTATAATGACACATAAGAAAACAACGTTTTGACATAACTTTTGTAGCATCCTCTTGAATTGCCCCGTTTTTCTCTAAATTCTAAGGTAGTGAGCGGAGGCCCTATGATACAGTATAGGTAAAAACAACGCTCTGTACACTCACCTTTTTCTGAGGAGACTGTTTCAcctgttcttcctcctcctccaccacctccctcctACTCTGTAGAGGGGGCAGAACACCGGAGTTCTCACTGAAGATGTCACCATCCTCATCACCTCCTCCAGACAGATCCACTGTCTTCCTCTGCTTGGGTTCCTCCTGTCCAGCTGAACACAGGTGACAACACATTATGAGTGCTTGTGCTGAAGACAGTTATAGTGTGGCAAGATCTAAGATGTGAAACTTACTGCATGAATGAAAATAAGCTGAAAACTTGATTCACATACCTAAGAGCAAATGATGTATTGGCGTGATGCCAATGTAAGATTTTTACTGATATTTTACGATCATTGATCTGAAGTTGGGATCTCGCCCACCAtgctagcgagagagagagagaagttacggTTTGATTGACTTACCTGAGCTGGATTTATTAAGGCTTTTGCCGGTGAAGAAGTCATCCTCCTCATCGTCAAACAGCCCCCCTAAAGCGGTCTTTCTAGGGGCTGATGTCTGGGTCTTGTGGGGTTTGGCTGGACTGCCGTTCTCTCTACCCCCCACTGAGTCAGAGTCATTAGGAGTGCCAAACAGGCTGTTCTCTATGGGGAAAGAAGAGGACAGGATAGACTCGTCAGATAAAACCTGGAGATGATAATATTTTCAGTACCGTCACAGAATAGTCAACATAGTACAGTAGACTGTCTGTGGTCATGTATTGTAATAGTATTTAGTTTGAACTTAATAAATCCAATTCCGTTTCAGAAAGGCAGGACGGTATCTTCAGAGGCATTATGTTCTCAAGCCCCAGAAAACTGTCTTCTTCATTTGAGTAACACTGTTATTACTACTTCATCTTTGAAATGCCTTTGCTGTCCTTAGGGCATGTTTctatgctcccgagtggcgcagcggtctaagacactgcatctcagtgcaagaggcatcactgcagtctttggttcgaatccaggctacaTCACATCcagccttgattgggagtcccataaggtttggccggtgtaggccgtcattgtaaataagaatttgttcttaactgacttgcctagttaaataaaggttaaataaataaattcaaattatattacctgggaatattgacaCAGTCCCTGAAGGAATCTTCTTAGCAGGCTTGACAGGTTCTGGCAGAAACACAAGAGAGACTTACAGGTTCTGTTAACAGGTCAGTCTCTATACTGTCCAGAAAAATAGCATTACTCAAAATGAATAAGGTAACCCACAAAAAATGAATTAGAAACAGTGACCACAGCCATTTCACAACATTCTCAATTCACTTACAAGAAAACATCCTGAAAAGGAAAGCAACCATCTAAACttgcagaagaaaaaaaatgtttttgattgCAAAACATCTAGTGTGCCCTAATGAAAACAGCCTTGGTGTTTCAACAGACAGTTTGTATGACTATTATTACCTGTGGTCTTCTCCTCTGCTACAGGCtgttgaggtggatcagagaacaGATCCCCCTGGACAACAAACATCATTATCAGGGTCGCTATGGTTTCAGACAAAACTCATTTAAATGTACTCTTCGGGAGCTTTTAACAGGCTGTAGATTCATTTTGTTTTCTTTGAACAGTTCACTTATTGATTTCTATCCATCATATGTGAAATTACAATGGGTAAGTAACATGGAAAAAGTAAGACATGGAAGCTACAAAACGGCGTTCATGTGAGCCTACCTCATCAAACAGTCCTCTCCCTCCGCTGAAGAGGCCTCCTTTCCCTCCAAACGGAGAGAGGTCCTCGTCCTCCATCTTGGGCGGCCCGAATAACTCCTCGCCGTCATCTTCAATAGCTACAACAACACGAACAGGTGTCAACAAGTCAAAAAAATGACTGGTAAATACTGCAATGTCATGACTGCTTGTCAAATGACATCTCATTCAGTCACTTTGGAGCGAGACCAACTCCACTAATGCTCTTCTGACTGAAGTGTTATGAAGTAACAGCTTAGCAGGTATAATATAATTGtatagatagtgagagagattAGGTGCTTGTACACAATGTGCAGTAAAGAAAACTCTTTTAGATGAGTGAATTGCTGTCCAACCCGGTGGCCTCTCAGCCTTGGGCTCTTTCTTTGCTTTACTGTTCTTCTTCGAGGCAGACGACAACGCTTCAGAGAAGTGACACGGGGAAGGAAACATGAGCATGCACATGCAGAACAATGATATGTAGTGAAACATGCATGTGCTGTTGAAATCTGCCATCATTATTTGCATTATGACATCACATTTGTTGTATGGCCTACATTATGTACAAATGTACCAACTGAAAACACATCTTGGAACTTGTATGGAGCAAACAGTGGCCATAATAATCAAAACAGAGAGGACAGATAAATGAATTTAGGTAGATTGTTAGAGTGAAGTGTAGGATCATTAGTCTGGGTGCCAGACTGTGTGTTCCGCGCAGTCATACGGCATATCAAGATGTTTTCCTTTATTTTAAGCCTGAATTGAGaattacagtggcaagaaaaagtatgtgaaccctttggaattacctgcatttctgcataaattggtcatcaaatttgatctgatcttcatctaagtcacaacagacacagtgtgcttaaactaataacacaaaagttgtatttttcttgtctatattgaatacatcatttaaacattcacagtgtaggttggataaagtatgtgaacccctaggttaATGACTTCTCCacagctaattggagtcaggagtcagctaacctgtagtccaatcaatgagacggtTGGacgttggttagagctgccttgccctataaaaaacactcacagcATTTGAGTTCGCTATTGACAAGAAGCCTGATGTGAACTATGCCTCGAacaagagatctcagaagacctaagattaagaattgttgacttgcataaagctggaaagggttacaaaagtatctctaaaagcctgtTCATCAGttcacggtaagacaaattgtctataaatggagaaatttcagcacagttgctactctccctaggagtggccgtcctgcaaagatgactgcaagagcacagcgcagaatgctcaatgaggttaagaagaatcctagaatgTCAGCTAAAGAcatacagaaatctctggaacactaACAGTTGGAACACtagagtctacgatacgtaaaacacaatggtgttcatgggaggacatcacggaagaagccactgctgtccaaaagaaacattgctgcacgtctgaagttggCAAAAGTGCActtggatgttccacagcgctactcgcaaaatattctgtggacagatgaaactacagtggagttgtttggaaggaacacaaaacacaacctggatttctgcataaattggtcatcaaatttgatcaaatcttcatctaagtcacaacaatagacaaacatagtgtgcttaaactaataagaAAGGAGGAAAAAAAAGGcatagcacaccaacatcaaaacctcatcccaactgtaaagtatggtggaaggagcatcatggtttggggcagCTTTGCTGACTCAGGGCCTGGACCGCTTGCTATCATTGAcgtaaaaatgaattcccaagtttatcaagacattctgcaggagaatgttaggctgtctgtctgccaatggaagctcaacagaagttgggtgatgcaacaggacaacaacccaaaacacagacgtaaatcaacaacagaatggcttcagaagaaaatacgccttctggagtggcccagtcagagccctgacctcaaccctattgagatgATGTGGCATATCCTCAACAGAGCAGTTCACACCAAACATTCCAAGAATATTGcttaactgaaacagttttgcaaagaggaatggtccaaaattcctccggaccattgtgcaggtctgatccacaactacagaaaacgtttggttgaggttattgctgcccaaggagggtcaaccagttattaaatccaa
Proteins encoded:
- the LOC115193572 gene encoding WASH complex subunit 2 isoform X1, encoding MRNGIIESLFTTFGAHISLTWTTVTKMSGLPVGMANVPSKSNHTGKDGQVWERLWTLEEMRQTSANWSLAADSGLFLFLQDFSQRMLSKTHEIEKQLDGLIRDTKATDCCVHTVFNDFLMLSNTQFIENRVYDEEVVPKPEALERPPEQKTREQKEAQLIPKVQEAVNYGLMVLDSAFEQLDIKAGNSDSEDEEATDRVEPILEPKDLYVDRPLPYLIGSQLFMGQEDVGLGDLSSEEMSVDSDRDTVILSEDGKDADQSDDDFDQDEEGPGTMKKKSSMLSDDEEGDSDIFGESDEDDDDDDRKNPRPSSFADELAARIKGEPISKPEGDRTSIEDDGEELFGPPKMEDEDLSPFGGKGGLFSGGRGLFDEGDLFSDPPQQPVAEEKTTVSLVFLPEPVKPAKKIPSGTVSIFPENSLFGTPNDSDSVGGRENGSPAKPHKTQTSAPRKTALGGLFDDEEDDFFTGKSLNKSSSAGQEEPKQRKTVDLSGGGDEDGDIFSENSGVLPPLQSRREVVEEEEEQVKQSPQKKMPAGGVSMFGPGTKSLLTEPLKKQRPSTSEESEEICPTIPKSQSKPEPTLQSKAHLSIFVDEEDKDLFASAKKSKSSQTEDATPQVKKPVSRTLFSEDEDHWMSSKHSAGKTGGMKSSYSARYSLPSVKADPFDSLFDEDDDDLFAATKELSQKKPQRVSLLFQDETEDGEDKGSLFGFKPAINNSSTLADPKAAAVASPAPSLVHTDKHPPPVEKRHAEERAAKGPEVQPLSSLLEGSESKKKPVGAVSLFGGINVLGDRLGAAKQTKSPLDETDGDDFLSKEGPPPMEKESKMKKNTISLFDDEGADWTVPISIPSKPAAINTLKPTEERPHTKSSTGVFQDEERLFSHTQQRDNHPDVDIFATPDKSVTTLVINPAALLPSASPWILGGVSGLPGLSPSPAWTQSPSNRGLSFDHPVQVSVLQCANKVGQGSEGRAKGSIRRRPQTRAARQISAQRSVDQKNQGEDRAGHSPTLPHPTQPSLALPNPIQPSLALPNLTLPRPRLPNQVPTTALPSLPASLPSQPLLTDVSVRPSVLTLPVSNTPLKRDFSKGCKVKVLPSPDEADLFGSDSPFGSVPAQAPVPKLTTPSPKLTTKTTEGELTPKKEKEATPPSLFDDPVGDLFQKVKPRSAKKAKASSFLEDEEDIFVLGKSSTPTTKITAGGKFTKAGSNSTPKQDLFQDEAETTPKAHKDKSLDASLFDDNVDIFADLTATSKPKEKKSKKAETKSIFHDHMDDVFSPSTVKPMAKQPPSKSKKSPPSQDTSAADDLGNIFDDPLNALGGN